The sequence GCCGTCGGCCCGCAGCAACACGCGATCGCGTAGGCCGTTCTCGAGCAGGGCCCGGTGCACCTCGGTCAAGCCGAGTTCCCAGGGACCGCCAGCGTGCTTAATCGAGCTCAGGGGCGAGGCGCCGGTGCCACCGTCATGGCCAGAGATCTGGATGACGTCAGCATTGGCCTTGGCGACACCCGCCGCAATAGTGCCAATGCCGATCTCGGCCACCAGCTTCACGCTCACCTTGGCGGCGGGGTGCACCTGGTGCAGGTCATGAATGAGCTGCGCCAGATCTTCGATTGAATAGATGTCGTGGTGGGGCGGGGGTGAGATCAGAGCCACCCCAGGCTTGCTGTTGCGCAGCCAGGCGATGTAAGGGTCGACCTTCGGACCCGGGAGCTGTCCGCCTTCACCGGGCTTCGCGCCCTGAGCCACCTTGATCTCGAGCTGCTTGCCACTGCGCAGGTATTCGGGGGTGACCCCGAAGCGACCCGAGGCGATCTGCTTAATCGCCGAGCAGGCCGTATCGCCATTGCGGAGCCCCTTGATCGAGGGCAAGGTGGCCGAGAGGCCCTCCGCATTCACGTCGCCGAGGACGTTGAAGCGTGCTGGGTCTTCACCACCCTCACCGCTGTTGCTCTTACCGCCGATGCGGTTCATGGCCACCGCCAACACCTCGTGGGCTTCGCGGGAGAGCGCACCCAGGCTCATGCCGCCGGTGCAGAAGCGCTCACAGATGCTCTCGATGCTCTCGACCTGATCGAGGGGAAGCGGCGTGGCGGCGGGCTGCAGTTCCAGCAGATCCCGCAGGGCCGTGACCGGACGGTTCTCCACAAGGGTCTTGTAGGTGGAGAAGTGGTCGTAACCAGGGCCCTGCTTGATGGCGGCGTGGAGCGCCTTGGTCATCTCCGGGCTGTTGAGGTGGTACTCGCCGCCCGTGCGGTACTGCACAAAGCCCATGAACTCGAGCTTGGTGCGATTGAGTTCTGGGAAGGCCTTGGCGTGGAAAGTCAGGGTCTCGCTCGCCAATTCCGCCAGGCTCAAGCCAGCCACACGGCTGGTGGTGCCCTTGAAGGCCCGCTCAATCAGATCCGCACCGACACCGATCGCCTCGAAGATCTGAGCGCCGTGATAGCTGGCCAGCAGGGAAATGCCGATCTTGGAGAGGATCTTGCGCAGACCGTCTTCCAGGGCCTTGCGCACATTCGCCTGGACCTGATCTGGGGTGAGGGCCGGCAGTTTGCCCCGTTCGATCAGCTTCTGGGTCTTGGGATGAGCCAGCCAATGGCGGGTGGTCTCCCAGGTCAGCCAGGGGCAGACCGCGCTGGCGCCATAGCCAATCAGGCAAGCCAGATGGTGAGTGCTCCAGCACTGGGCGGTTTCAGCCACCAGGGAGGTCTGCAGCCGCAGACCTTGCTTCAGAAGGTGATGGTGAACCGCACCAACCGCCAGCAGGGGCGGGATATAGGAGGTCGTCGCCGTGATCCCACGGTCGGAGAGCACCAGGATCTGGTTGCCGCTGCGCACTGCGGCTTCCGCGTCACTGCAGAGCTGGGCCAGCGCCACCTCTAGGCCAGCTGGTCCGCCGCTGATCGGCATCAGGGTCGAGAGGGTGCGGCTCGCAAGTCCCTGTTGGGTGGCTGCCGCCAGCTCGGCCTCGTTGAGGATCGGGCTGTTGAGATGCAGAACCTCTGCAGCTGAAGCATCGGGCTTGAGGGGGGAGCCCCGCTTACCCAGGTGCATCTCCAGGCTCATCACCAGCTTCTCCCGCAGGGGATCAATCGGCGGGTTGGTGACCTGAGCGAAGCGCTGTTTGAAGTAGTCGTAGAGCAGGTGGGGCTTATCGGAGAGCACCGCCAAGGGGATGTCATCGCCCATGCAGTAGGTGGGCTCCTTGGCGGCACCGGCCATGTCCTCGATCACCAGATCGAAGTCCTCGGCGGTGAAGCCAAAGGCAGTTTGCTGCTGCAGCAGCTCGAGATCCCCCAGCTCTCGCTCCTGCATCCAGGGCAAAGCGCTCAAGGTGCGGCGATGCTCAGCCAGCCACTGGCCATAGGGGTGACGCGACGCCACCTCCTGCTTGACGTCCCAGTTGTGGAGCAGACGGCCGTTCTCGAGGTCGACAGCCAGCATCTGGCCGGGGCCAAGACGCCCCTTCTCGATGATCCGGCTTTCTTCGAGCTCCACAACACCGGTTTCAGAGCCCATCACCACAAAACCGTCATTGGTGATGCAGTAACGGGCGGGCCGCAGACCGTTGCGGTCCAGGGTGGCGCCGACGCTGCGGCCATCGGCAAAGACCAGCAGGGCTGGACCATCCCAGGGTTCCTGGGTGCAGGCCGAGTACTCGTAAAAGGCTGTGACCTCTGGCTTATCCGCCAGGGCAGGCTGATCGCGGAAGGCCTCCGGCACAAGGGTGAGCAGGCTCTCGGTGATCGGGCGACCACTGCGGACCAGCAGCTCCAGGGTTGCATCGAGGTTGGCGGAGTCGCTGAAGGCGGCATTCACCACCGGCTTGAGGTCAGCAGCGGCATCGCCCCAAACCGCATCAAGGTCCGCTTCGGCGGCCCGAGCCCAGTTCAGGTTCCCCAGCAGGGTATTGATCTCCCCGTTGTGGCCGAGCAGACGCATCGGCTGGGCCAGGGGCCAGCGAGGCAGGGTGTTGGTGCTGAAGCGACGGTGATAGACCGCAAAGCTCACTGCAAAGCGCTCATCGCGGAGGTCGCCATAGAAGGCGGAGAGAACCTCCGAGCGAACCATGCCCTTGTAGACGACGGTCCGACCGCTCAGCGAGGCGAAGTAGAGGTCGCTAGGCACCGCACCCCAGACGCTGCGGGCGCGATCACCACAGCGGCGCCGCAGACGGAAGAGCAACGCTTC is a genomic window of Synechococcus sp. A10-1-5-1 containing:
- the gltB gene encoding glutamate synthase large subunit; the encoded protein is MPLSSRPVWPHCDSPAPLEVAGEKDACGVGFLANLKGETSHWVLKQALRGLDCMEHRGGCGGDGDSGDGAGVLCGIPWSYLEAVWPEAAGTSGATRGLGMVFLPAEAGKRDQAKAFCDEEAQSLGLRSLGWRAVPVDPSVLGPLARGTAPVIEQWLLSAECDGDALEALLFRLRRRCGDRARSVWGAVPSDLYFASLSGRTVVYKGMVRSEVLSAFYGDLRDERFAVSFAVYHRRFSTNTLPRWPLAQPMRLLGHNGEINTLLGNLNWARAAEADLDAVWGDAAADLKPVVNAAFSDSANLDATLELLVRSGRPITESLLTLVPEAFRDQPALADKPEVTAFYEYSACTQEPWDGPALLVFADGRSVGATLDRNGLRPARYCITNDGFVVMGSETGVVELEESRIIEKGRLGPGQMLAVDLENGRLLHNWDVKQEVASRHPYGQWLAEHRRTLSALPWMQERELGDLELLQQQTAFGFTAEDFDLVIEDMAGAAKEPTYCMGDDIPLAVLSDKPHLLYDYFKQRFAQVTNPPIDPLREKLVMSLEMHLGKRGSPLKPDASAAEVLHLNSPILNEAELAAATQQGLASRTLSTLMPISGGPAGLEVALAQLCSDAEAAVRSGNQILVLSDRGITATTSYIPPLLAVGAVHHHLLKQGLRLQTSLVAETAQCWSTHHLACLIGYGASAVCPWLTWETTRHWLAHPKTQKLIERGKLPALTPDQVQANVRKALEDGLRKILSKIGISLLASYHGAQIFEAIGVGADLIERAFKGTTSRVAGLSLAELASETLTFHAKAFPELNRTKLEFMGFVQYRTGGEYHLNSPEMTKALHAAIKQGPGYDHFSTYKTLVENRPVTALRDLLELQPAATPLPLDQVESIESICERFCTGGMSLGALSREAHEVLAVAMNRIGGKSNSGEGGEDPARFNVLGDVNAEGLSATLPSIKGLRNGDTACSAIKQIASGRFGVTPEYLRSGKQLEIKVAQGAKPGEGGQLPGPKVDPYIAWLRNSKPGVALISPPPHHDIYSIEDLAQLIHDLHQVHPAAKVSVKLVAEIGIGTIAAGVAKANADVIQISGHDGGTGASPLSSIKHAGGPWELGLTEVHRALLENGLRDRVLLRADGGLKTGWDVVVAALLGAEEYGFGSIAMIAEGCIMARVCHTNNCPVGVATQKEALRKRFTGLPEQVVNFFLFVAEEVRQLMSVLGVARLEDLIGRSDLLKPRAVQLAKTKALDLSCLLDPIPQAADRGWLRHAEAAHGNGVILEDQLLADAELMAAIENQGQLARTLPIINTDRSVCARLGGEIAARHGNTGFKGQLDLTYEGAAGQSFGAFTVQGMNVRLVGEANDYVGKGINGGRLTVVPPAGGNDPGAQVILGNTCLYGATGGELFALGRAGERFAVRNSGAKTVVEGAGDHCCEYMTGGVVVVLGSTGRNVGAGMTGGVTFVLDETGGLRDRVNPEIVEICALSTPEQEAMLKPLLEAHVAATGSTKAATILADWSGWKERFKVLVPPSEKANVGLAERQAVAA